Proteins encoded in a region of the Pseudomonas putida genome:
- a CDS encoding FecR domain-containing protein, with amino-acid sequence MSPMPAKQLQPDPQQEALEWFSLLRQPGCDDTQRQAFAAWCQAPENAHAYAELETFWQQLQPPPARPRPRQVAVQRSHLGKWLAVVFLLGLGAAAYLYWPLMQRLASELHTDVGERRSTRLADGTTLNLDSASAMNVDLRGRTRLLHLVQGQVFMEVMLDGRAMEVEVGNARIQVYGTRLQVARHAGRDELVVLSGKAMVTQGGEQRMVSAGERVTFDGMRIDPVQKADLKTADSWRSGRLKATDMPLGQVLERLAGYQGQRLWMMDEQVAHRRVSGDFNLDRPGESLQSLADAQHLQLQGVLGHWLVVR; translated from the coding sequence ATGAGCCCGATGCCCGCCAAGCAACTGCAGCCCGACCCACAGCAGGAAGCGCTGGAGTGGTTTTCGTTGCTGCGCCAGCCCGGTTGCGACGACACCCAGCGCCAGGCATTCGCGGCCTGGTGCCAAGCCCCTGAGAACGCACACGCCTATGCCGAGCTGGAAACGTTCTGGCAACAACTGCAACCACCCCCCGCTCGCCCTCGCCCACGGCAAGTCGCTGTGCAGCGCAGCCACCTGGGCAAATGGTTGGCGGTTGTATTCCTGCTTGGTTTGGGCGCCGCAGCCTACCTGTACTGGCCGCTGATGCAACGCCTGGCCAGTGAGCTGCACACCGATGTGGGCGAGCGCCGCAGCACGCGCCTGGCAGATGGCACGACATTGAACCTGGACAGCGCCAGCGCGATGAACGTCGACCTGCGCGGGCGCACCCGCCTGCTGCACCTGGTGCAGGGCCAGGTGTTCATGGAAGTGATGCTCGACGGGCGAGCCATGGAGGTAGAAGTCGGCAACGCCCGCATCCAGGTGTACGGCACCCGCCTGCAGGTAGCCCGCCATGCCGGGCGTGACGAACTCGTGGTACTCAGTGGCAAGGCCATGGTCACCCAGGGCGGTGAGCAGCGCATGGTCTCGGCGGGTGAGCGGGTGACCTTCGATGGCATGCGCATCGACCCGGTGCAGAAGGCCGACCTGAAGACCGCCGACAGCTGGCGCAGCGGTCGCCTGAAAGCCACCGACATGCCTTTGGGGCAAGTGCTGGAACGCCTTGCCGGTTACCAAGGGCAGCGTCTGTGGATGATGGATGAACAAGTGGCGCATCGACGCGTGAGCGGCGATTTCAATCTCGACCGGCCTGGCGAAAGCCTGCAATCCCTGGCTGACGCCCAGCATCTGCAACTGCAGGGCGTGCTGGGACACTGGCTTGTGGTGCGCTGA
- a CDS encoding FecR/PupR family sigma factor regulator has product MSPEILHEAAEWLVRLEGQPSGRDREAFRAWLAQDSEHLEAFQRMHETLGPMQVLKQAPACSAQLSCNQQRLSSRGLKALALIVAVVLALSLAL; this is encoded by the coding sequence GTGAGCCCGGAAATCCTTCACGAAGCTGCCGAATGGCTGGTGCGTCTGGAGGGCCAGCCGAGTGGGCGCGACCGTGAGGCGTTCCGTGCCTGGTTAGCGCAGGACAGTGAGCATCTGGAAGCATTCCAGCGCATGCATGAAACTCTGGGCCCCATGCAAGTGCTCAAGCAGGCGCCTGCATGCAGCGCGCAACTGAGCTGCAATCAGCAGCGCCTTTCGAGCCGGGGGCTGAAGGCACTGGCCTTGATCGTGGCCGTGGTATTGGCGCTGTCATTGGCGCTGTAG
- a CDS encoding LysE family translocator yields the protein MTELIAVALFTLLAVISPGADFAMVTRSSYAQGRKAGLAAAMGIALGVQVHVLYTVLGIAVVISQSPALFLGMKVLGAGYLVYLGYKSLTNTQRISLEGGGQSAASMVQALRTGFLTNALNPKTMLFVISAFTQVVQPGSPLKQAFAYGAFMSFAHWLWFSLVAVFFSSTALRKAMIDRQVLVDRVIGLALIGLGLAVAVAGIR from the coding sequence ATGACCGAACTAATTGCCGTCGCCTTGTTTACCCTGCTCGCCGTCATCAGTCCTGGCGCCGACTTCGCCATGGTCACTCGCAGCAGTTATGCACAGGGCCGCAAGGCCGGGCTGGCCGCCGCAATGGGTATCGCCCTGGGGGTACAAGTGCACGTGCTGTATACGGTCTTGGGCATTGCCGTGGTTATCAGCCAGAGCCCGGCGCTGTTCCTGGGCATGAAAGTACTGGGCGCGGGCTATCTGGTTTACCTGGGCTACAAATCGCTTACCAATACTCAACGCATCAGCCTTGAGGGGGGCGGTCAATCGGCCGCCAGCATGGTGCAAGCGCTGCGCACCGGCTTTCTGACCAACGCCCTCAACCCCAAGACCATGTTATTCGTCATCAGCGCCTTCACCCAGGTGGTGCAACCTGGTAGCCCATTGAAGCAGGCATTCGCCTACGGCGCATTCATGTCCTTTGCCCATTGGCTTTGGTTCAGCCTGGTCGCAGTGTTTTTCTCCAGCACAGCATTGCGCAAGGCAATGATCGACCGTCAGGTGCTGGTGGACCGCGTCATTGGGCTGGCGTTGATCGGGCTTGGCCTGGCAGTGGCGGTGGCCGGTATCCGTTGA
- a CDS encoding MFS transporter, producing MATSSASTASTAATANQATPLVMRIIGFCALAHLINDLIQSVLPAIYPMLKANYDLSFAQIGMITLTFQITASLLQPWVGFFTDRRPTPNLLPLGTLCTLVGIVMLAFVGSFPMILLASALVGIGSSTFHPETSRIARLASGGRFGLAQSTFQVGGNTGSALGPLLAAAIVIPFGQTHVAWFGLAGLFFLGVTLMLRGWYKEHLNQAKARKAVQATHGISRNRVIAALIVLGLLVFSKYFYMASFTSYFTFYLIEKFGVSVASSQLHLFLFLGAVAAGTFFGGPIGDRIGRKAVIWFSILGVAPFTLALPYADLFWTTVLSVVIGFILASAFSAIVVYAQELVPGSVGMIAGIFFGLMFGFGGIGAALLGYVADLRGIEYVYGLCSFLPLFGLLAVLLPSTGKR from the coding sequence ATGGCCACCAGTAGTGCCTCCACCGCATCCACCGCTGCAACGGCCAACCAGGCCACACCGCTGGTGATGCGCATCATCGGTTTCTGTGCCTTGGCGCACTTGATTAACGACCTGATCCAGTCGGTACTGCCGGCGATCTACCCCATGCTCAAGGCCAACTACGACCTGAGCTTCGCCCAGATTGGCATGATCACCCTGACATTCCAGATCACCGCCTCGCTGTTGCAGCCCTGGGTCGGCTTCTTCACCGACCGCCGACCGACGCCCAACCTGCTGCCCCTAGGCACCCTGTGCACACTGGTGGGCATCGTGATGCTGGCCTTCGTCGGCAGTTTCCCGATGATCTTGCTGGCGTCGGCGCTGGTGGGCATCGGCTCGTCGACCTTCCACCCGGAAACCTCGCGTATCGCGCGGTTGGCTTCGGGTGGGCGTTTCGGCCTGGCCCAGTCGACTTTCCAAGTGGGCGGCAACACCGGTTCAGCACTGGGCCCGCTGCTGGCGGCGGCCATCGTCATTCCGTTCGGTCAGACCCACGTGGCCTGGTTCGGCCTGGCGGGGCTATTCTTCCTCGGTGTCACCCTGATGCTGCGCGGCTGGTACAAGGAGCACCTCAACCAGGCCAAGGCGCGCAAGGCGGTGCAAGCCACCCACGGCATTTCGCGCAATCGGGTGATCGCGGCGCTGATCGTGCTGGGCCTGTTGGTGTTCTCCAAGTACTTCTACATGGCCAGCTTCACGAGCTACTTCACCTTCTACCTGATCGAGAAGTTCGGTGTATCGGTGGCCAGCTCGCAGCTGCACCTGTTCCTGTTCCTCGGCGCGGTAGCAGCGGGCACCTTCTTTGGCGGGCCGATCGGTGACCGTATCGGGCGCAAGGCGGTGATCTGGTTCTCGATCCTGGGCGTGGCGCCGTTCACCTTGGCGCTGCCGTATGCCGACCTGTTCTGGACCACGGTACTGAGCGTGGTGATCGGTTTTATCCTGGCGTCGGCGTTCTCGGCCATCGTGGTGTATGCGCAGGAACTGGTACCGGGCAGTGTGGGCATGATTGCCGGGATCTTCTTCGGCTTGATGTTCGGCTTTGGCGGCATTGGCGCGGCGCTGTTGGGGTATGTGGCAGACCTGCGCGGTATCGAGTATGTGTACGGGCTGTGCTCGTTCCTGCCATTGTTCGGGCTACTGGCGGTGTTGTTGCCGAGCACCGGTAAGCGCTGA